The Streptomyces sp. Je 1-332 genome has a window encoding:
- a CDS encoding FAD-dependent oxidoreductase translates to MTSYAITQTCCNDATCVAVCPVNCIHPTPQERAFGSTEMLHIDPATCIGCGACADACPVEAIFPVDSLPVAQREYATINAAYYADRAPEPAPDGPNFHAWDEPSFPRVLPSDFAPLKVAVVGTGPAGMYAVQDLLLHTSAEVTLIDRLPVTGGLVRFGVAPDHPATKKVGETFARFHTHPRVRMHLGLDVGADVTAQELAAHHDAVIYAVGASADRMLAVPGEDLPGSISARAFVAWYNGHPDAAPDSIDLSAERVVVVGNGNVALDVARILLADPDSLARTDIADHALAALRAGKVREVVLLGRRGPEDAAYTKSELLALQHVPGLDLVVDDHDPRTASVIDEAGPATDPKGRAALLRGVTRQRVDWSQEPAPGRRIVLRFHSTPVEMTGDEAVRGVRVAEASGERTLRTGMVLRAIGYRGVPVAGLPFDEVTGTVPHEGGRVTGRPGTYVVGWIKRGPSGGIGANRTCAAETVSTLLADAVAGALPSPRSAPKSFHRLARRRGGKGSAALSR, encoded by the coding sequence ATGACCTCCTACGCCATCACCCAGACCTGCTGCAACGACGCCACCTGCGTCGCCGTCTGCCCGGTCAACTGCATCCACCCGACCCCGCAGGAGCGGGCGTTCGGCAGCACGGAGATGCTGCACATCGACCCGGCCACCTGCATAGGCTGCGGCGCCTGCGCCGACGCCTGCCCGGTCGAGGCGATCTTCCCCGTGGACAGCCTGCCCGTCGCCCAGCGGGAGTACGCGACGATCAACGCCGCGTACTACGCGGACCGTGCGCCCGAACCGGCCCCGGACGGACCGAACTTCCACGCATGGGACGAGCCGTCCTTCCCGCGCGTCCTGCCCTCGGACTTCGCGCCCCTCAAGGTCGCCGTCGTCGGCACGGGACCGGCGGGGATGTACGCGGTCCAGGATCTGCTCCTGCACACCAGCGCCGAAGTGACGCTGATCGACCGGCTCCCGGTGACCGGCGGCCTCGTGCGCTTCGGCGTGGCGCCGGATCACCCGGCCACCAAGAAGGTCGGCGAGACGTTCGCCCGGTTCCACACGCATCCGAGGGTGCGGATGCATCTGGGGCTCGACGTGGGGGCCGACGTCACCGCGCAGGAACTGGCCGCGCATCACGACGCGGTCATCTACGCCGTGGGCGCGTCGGCCGACCGCATGCTGGCCGTGCCGGGTGAGGACCTGCCCGGCAGCATCTCGGCGAGGGCCTTCGTCGCCTGGTACAACGGCCACCCGGACGCGGCGCCGGACTCGATCGACCTGTCCGCCGAACGCGTGGTCGTCGTCGGCAACGGCAACGTCGCCCTCGACGTGGCCCGCATCCTGCTCGCCGACCCCGACAGCCTCGCCCGCACCGACATCGCCGATCACGCCCTCGCGGCGCTGCGTGCGGGCAAGGTGCGCGAGGTGGTTCTGCTCGGGCGGCGGGGTCCCGAGGACGCCGCGTACACCAAGTCCGAACTGCTCGCCCTCCAGCACGTTCCCGGCCTTGACCTGGTGGTCGACGACCACGATCCCCGGACGGCGTCGGTCATCGACGAGGCCGGCCCTGCCACCGACCCGAAGGGCAGGGCGGCGCTCCTGCGAGGGGTCACGCGCCAGCGTGTCGACTGGTCGCAGGAGCCCGCTCCCGGGCGGCGCATCGTGCTCCGCTTCCACTCGACCCCGGTGGAAATGACCGGGGACGAAGCAGTCCGGGGCGTACGTGTCGCGGAGGCGTCGGGGGAGCGGACCCTACGGACGGGCATGGTGCTGCGCGCGATCGGCTACCGCGGGGTGCCGGTCGCCGGACTGCCCTTCGACGAGGTCACCGGCACCGTGCCGCACGAGGGCGGCCGAGTGACGGGACGGCCGGGCACCTACGTCGTGGGCTGGATCAAGCGGGGCCCCAGCGGCGGAATCGGCGCCAACCGCACCTGCGCCGCCGAGACCGTCAGCACACTCCTGGCCGACGCGGTCGCCGGCGCGCTGCCCTCGCCGCGAAGCGCGCCGAAGTCCTTCCACCGGCTCGCCCGGCGCCGCGGCGGAAAGGGGAGCGCCGCGCTGAGCCGGTAA
- a CDS encoding BTAD domain-containing putative transcriptional regulator: METGLNTDTDYRLLGPVEAWCAGRRLSLGGPKPRALLAALLLEPGRVVSVEALIDAIWGERPPDTARSLIQSYVSALRRALPADAIETRPPGYLIRADATLVDRVEFERLAAQGRQAAAEGDHGAAARLLGDALALWRGPALGGIGETLRAMADQLDEARQAALEERIVAELAQTGRERELVAELTALVSTHPTRERLRGQLMLTLYRLGRQAEALAVYAEGRDVLTEELGIDPGPDLRRMYEAILRADEELLPATADSPGPTPRDTAAIPVAALLPPTIGDFTGRDTQLADVRAALSGPRDAMPVVVLSGPGGVGKSTLGVRAAHQVAEAYPDGQLYGELRGATDPVAPGEVLGRLLYALGADPPDGDAERRDLFRSLVSGRRVLLVLDDAASESQVRPLLPGSATCGVLITARARLGALPCTHRTDLDVLDTEPGIELLGRVAGERHIRDEPDAARRIVELCGGLPLAIRIAGARLTTRRHWTARMLADRLADEHHRLDELAVGDLEVRAGLGMSYRALDAPARTALRRLGLLAAPDVAAWVVTALLDVPEAEADRVVEQLIDAQLLHCTGVDRAGQPRYRPHDLVRVYAAERADAEDPPAERAAAVGRALGAWLWLTGLAASATPSGAVELHRGLLDSSTNGPSAGSLRRLVRPVGPEATQRALADPAAWFEAEADAIAAAVERAAALDLHTLSCEAAAALCSSAYTVGNRFEAWWRTHDAALAAARRAEDRAGEALLLIGLGQLRYEQDRFPESQGYFKQAAGLCADLGDVRGQAAAHAGLGSALREAGRLRAAQETLVRAVDGFRELHDDPGLGLSCRYAGSVQLELGDFAASRAFLDESLRAYRRLGSRRGESLTLRSLGLVHRALGEYEAAEELSSRAVDLLSTLGDPLMLAYAMQARAKSRIRLGRSAEAEAEIRDVLAICRGQHDRFGEALGLRTLGECELAAGRVDTAEQHLTTAAALWDDLGLPLPRARTLRDLAAAREAAGDRVAAGALRAEAREVFMAYEARERNEPGL, from the coding sequence ATGGAGACGGGCTTGAACACGGACACCGACTACCGCTTGCTGGGTCCGGTCGAGGCGTGGTGCGCGGGCCGCCGCCTCAGCCTCGGCGGCCCCAAGCCACGCGCCCTGCTCGCCGCGCTGCTCCTGGAGCCGGGGCGTGTGGTGTCCGTCGAGGCGCTGATCGACGCCATCTGGGGCGAGAGGCCGCCGGACACGGCACGTTCCCTGATCCAGTCGTACGTCTCCGCGCTGCGCCGCGCCCTGCCGGCCGACGCCATCGAGACCCGCCCGCCCGGCTATCTGATCCGCGCGGACGCCACCCTCGTCGACCGCGTCGAGTTCGAGCGCCTCGCCGCACAGGGCAGGCAGGCCGCCGCCGAAGGGGACCACGGTGCGGCCGCCCGGCTGTTGGGGGACGCCCTCGCCTTGTGGCGGGGCCCCGCGCTCGGCGGCATCGGCGAGACGCTGCGGGCCATGGCCGACCAGCTCGACGAGGCGCGGCAGGCGGCCCTGGAGGAGCGGATCGTCGCCGAGCTCGCCCAGACGGGCCGCGAGAGGGAACTGGTGGCCGAACTCACCGCGCTGGTGTCCACCCACCCCACCCGGGAGCGGCTCCGTGGCCAACTGATGCTCACCCTCTACCGGTTGGGACGCCAGGCCGAGGCACTCGCGGTCTACGCGGAGGGCCGCGACGTACTCACCGAAGAGCTGGGCATCGATCCCGGCCCCGATCTCCGGCGGATGTACGAGGCGATCCTGCGGGCCGACGAAGAGCTCCTTCCGGCCACGGCTGACAGCCCCGGCCCCACCCCCAGGGACACCGCCGCCATTCCGGTGGCGGCGCTCCTGCCGCCCACCATCGGCGACTTCACCGGCCGGGACACGCAACTCGCCGACGTGCGGGCCGCGCTGTCCGGCCCCCGCGATGCCATGCCGGTCGTCGTGCTCTCCGGGCCCGGTGGCGTCGGCAAGTCCACGCTGGGCGTCCGGGCCGCGCATCAGGTCGCCGAGGCCTACCCGGACGGACAGCTGTACGGCGAGCTGCGGGGCGCCACCGACCCCGTGGCGCCCGGCGAAGTCCTGGGACGCCTCCTCTACGCGCTGGGGGCCGACCCGCCCGACGGGGACGCCGAGCGGCGCGACCTCTTCCGCAGCCTGGTCTCGGGGCGCCGCGTGCTGCTCGTGCTCGACGACGCGGCCAGCGAGTCCCAGGTGCGCCCCCTGCTCCCCGGCAGCGCCACCTGCGGGGTGCTCATCACGGCGCGGGCCCGCCTCGGCGCCCTGCCCTGCACCCACCGCACCGACCTCGACGTGCTCGACACGGAGCCCGGCATCGAACTCCTCGGCCGCGTCGCGGGGGAGCGTCACATCAGGGACGAGCCGGACGCCGCCCGGCGCATCGTCGAGCTGTGCGGCGGACTCCCGCTCGCCATCCGGATCGCGGGCGCCCGCCTCACCACCCGTAGGCACTGGACCGCGCGGATGCTCGCCGACCGGCTCGCCGACGAACACCACCGCCTGGACGAACTCGCCGTCGGCGACCTGGAGGTACGGGCGGGGCTCGGCATGAGCTACCGGGCCCTGGACGCCCCCGCCCGCACCGCCCTGCGGCGCCTCGGCCTGCTCGCCGCCCCCGATGTCGCCGCGTGGGTGGTGACCGCGCTGCTCGACGTGCCCGAAGCCGAGGCGGACCGCGTCGTGGAGCAGCTCATCGACGCCCAGCTCCTGCACTGCACCGGCGTCGACCGCGCGGGCCAGCCCCGCTACCGGCCGCACGACCTGGTCCGCGTCTACGCCGCCGAGCGCGCCGACGCCGAGGACCCGCCCGCCGAACGGGCCGCCGCCGTCGGCCGTGCACTGGGCGCCTGGCTCTGGCTCACCGGCCTCGCCGCGTCCGCCACGCCATCGGGCGCCGTCGAGCTGCACCGCGGGCTCCTGGACTCCAGCACGAACGGGCCCTCGGCCGGCTCCCTGCGGCGACTGGTGCGCCCCGTCGGGCCGGAAGCCACCCAGCGGGCACTCGCCGACCCGGCCGCCTGGTTCGAGGCAGAGGCCGACGCGATCGCAGCCGCCGTGGAGCGCGCGGCCGCCCTCGACCTGCACACGCTCTCCTGCGAGGCCGCCGCGGCCCTGTGCTCGTCCGCGTACACCGTCGGCAACCGTTTCGAAGCCTGGTGGCGCACCCATGACGCGGCACTGGCCGCGGCCCGCCGAGCCGAGGACAGGGCGGGGGAGGCCCTGCTGCTCATCGGTCTGGGGCAACTGCGCTACGAACAGGACCGGTTCCCCGAATCCCAGGGCTACTTCAAGCAGGCGGCCGGACTCTGCGCCGACCTCGGCGACGTACGCGGACAGGCTGCCGCCCACGCCGGTCTCGGCAGCGCGCTGCGCGAAGCCGGGCGGCTGCGGGCTGCGCAGGAGACGCTGGTGCGCGCCGTCGACGGGTTCCGTGAACTGCACGACGACCCGGGCCTCGGCCTGTCCTGCCGGTACGCCGGATCCGTCCAGCTGGAACTCGGCGACTTCGCGGCATCGCGCGCCTTCCTCGACGAATCGCTGCGCGCCTACCGCAGGCTCGGCAGCCGCCGCGGTGAATCCCTCACGCTGCGCTCGCTCGGCCTGGTCCATCGCGCCCTCGGCGAGTACGAGGCGGCGGAGGAACTCTCCAGCCGTGCGGTGGACCTCCTGAGTACCCTCGGCGACCCGCTCATGCTCGCCTACGCGATGCAGGCGCGGGCCAAGTCGCGTATCCGACTGGGGCGTTCGGCCGAAGCGGAGGCCGAGATCAGGGACGTCCTCGCCATCTGCCGCGGCCAGCACGACCGCTTCGGCGAGGCGCTCGGCCTGCGCACCCTGGGCGAGTGCGAGCTCGCCGCCGGCCGCGTCGACACCGCCGAACAGCACCTGACCACGGCCGCGGCCCTCTGGGACGATCTGGGGCTTCCCCTGCCCCGGGCCCGCACCCTGCGCGATCTCGCGGCGGCGCGCGAGGCCGCTGGCGACCGGGTGGCGGCAGGTGCGCTGCGCGCCGAGGCGCGGGAGGTCTTCATGGCGTACGAAGCGCGCGAGCGGAACGAACCGGGGCTCTGA
- a CDS encoding PHB depolymerase family esterase has product MPSYERPLSPVPYGRPSRGVRRWRRAVGRLAAVVGLVVAGAVSAPAPSAQAAPAAVALEKVGNFGANPGSLSMYVYRPTSLAANPAVVVAMHGCTQSAQIYADNSGLAEFADQHGFLLVLPEQTSVNNSSKCFNWFQPGDTRRGQGEAASIRQMVSHAASAYGGDTARVYATGLSAGGAMTSVMLATYPDVFKAGAVVAGLPYDCADDVLSAYSCMSPGVDRTPSAWAQGVRDAHPGHTGPWPRVAIWHGDNDPTVAKKNADELRDQWTAVHGLDQTPDRSSVIGPNSTRREQYLGTDGAVAVEVDRVPSIGHGTPVDPGTGAQQCGATGTANFIDSICSSHWITGFFGLDGSDPDPGGLPAPSGLAATGTTDTSVTLNWNGVSGAASYAVYRDGTRVATPAAPPFTDTGLSAGSSHTYSVAARDPDGTEGARSSQVTASTTGATAKCWTANNYQQVRAGRATTSGGYTYAKGSNQNMGLYNTAVTHTLKESPAGHYVIADGACP; this is encoded by the coding sequence ATGCCGTCGTACGAAAGACCTTTGAGTCCGGTGCCCTATGGGCGGCCTTCCCGCGGTGTGAGGAGGTGGCGCCGTGCCGTGGGGCGGCTGGCCGCCGTCGTGGGCCTGGTCGTGGCCGGGGCCGTGTCCGCACCCGCGCCCTCGGCGCAGGCGGCCCCAGCAGCGGTCGCCCTGGAGAAGGTCGGCAACTTCGGTGCCAATCCCGGCAGTCTGAGCATGTACGTGTACCGGCCGACGTCACTGGCGGCGAACCCCGCCGTGGTGGTGGCCATGCACGGTTGCACGCAGAGCGCGCAGATCTACGCCGACAACTCCGGCCTGGCCGAGTTCGCCGACCAGCACGGCTTCCTGCTCGTCCTCCCGGAGCAGACATCCGTCAACAACAGCAGCAAGTGCTTCAACTGGTTCCAGCCGGGTGACACCCGACGCGGACAGGGGGAGGCCGCCTCGATCCGCCAGATGGTCTCGCATGCCGCTTCCGCCTACGGCGGCGACACGGCGCGGGTCTACGCCACGGGTCTCTCGGCCGGTGGTGCCATGACGTCGGTGATGCTCGCGACGTACCCGGACGTGTTCAAGGCGGGAGCCGTGGTCGCAGGCCTCCCGTACGACTGTGCCGATGACGTGCTGTCCGCGTACAGCTGCATGAGCCCCGGCGTCGACCGCACCCCATCGGCCTGGGCGCAGGGCGTCCGGGACGCGCACCCAGGCCATACGGGCCCCTGGCCGAGGGTGGCGATCTGGCACGGCGACAACGACCCCACCGTCGCCAAGAAGAACGCCGACGAACTGCGTGACCAGTGGACCGCCGTCCACGGCCTGGACCAGACCCCGGACCGCAGCTCGGTCATCGGCCCCAACTCGACCCGCAGGGAGCAGTATCTCGGGACGGACGGGGCGGTCGCCGTGGAAGTCGACCGGGTCCCGTCCATCGGCCACGGCACTCCCGTCGACCCGGGAACAGGTGCACAGCAGTGTGGCGCGACCGGGACGGCGAACTTCATCGACTCCATCTGCTCCAGTCACTGGATCACCGGCTTCTTCGGCCTGGACGGCTCCGATCCGGACCCCGGCGGCCTGCCCGCTCCGAGCGGCCTGGCCGCGACCGGCACGACCGACACCTCCGTCACCTTGAACTGGAACGGCGTCTCCGGGGCAGCGTCCTACGCCGTATACCGGGACGGCACCCGTGTCGCCACCCCGGCCGCCCCTCCGTTCACGGACACCGGCCTCAGCGCGGGCAGCAGTCACACGTACAGCGTTGCCGCCCGTGACCCGGACGGTACGGAAGGGGCGAGGTCGTCCCAGGTCACCGCCTCCACCACGGGCGCCACCGCCAAGTGCTGGACCGCGAACAACTACCAGCAGGTCCGGGCCGGACGCGCGACCACCAGCGGCGGCTACACCTACGCCAAGGGCTCGAACCAGAACATGGGCCTCTACAACACCGCTGTCACGCACACGCTCAAGGAGTCCCCGGCCGGCCACTACGTCATCGCCGACGGCGCCTGCCCCTGA
- a CDS encoding 3-hydroxybutyrate oligomer hydrolase family protein, protein MTALLVTLAAVPAAAGQPGEGRDGSAGHCASSARLKVPGAERQQIACLGELTTAGTVESGHTDPADWAGLTPAGLTAPRGVPGIQIDGYFPDSSATNTNHGWKHDAQFVIRLPDRWNGGLVVAGTPGVREQYANDRAIGDWVLSRGYAFASTDKGNTGAAFYRDGAEPGDAIAEWNERLTQLTGAARSVVAQRYHRPAARTLATGMSNGGYLVRWQLENHPELYDGGVDWEGTLWRADGPNLLDFLPPALRAYPRYAAGGEGADKAHQEMVDAGFPAGSEFLWPYHHQIYWDLTQRIYREELDPGYDGATEAGTPFCAPGTPACDADYAYASRPREVRDAVREIALTGRIGKPLITVHGTLDVQLPISKDSDVYAKMVRGAGRGGLFRYYRVEDGTHVDSLVDAFPDKLRPLVPCHRSAFTAMEAWLGRGKQPPPSRTLPRPEAADPATLLTRCPLTGR, encoded by the coding sequence CTGACCGCGCTGCTCGTCACGCTCGCCGCGGTCCCGGCCGCGGCAGGGCAGCCAGGTGAAGGCCGAGACGGCAGCGCAGGGCATTGCGCGTCGTCCGCGAGACTGAAAGTGCCGGGCGCGGAACGCCAACAGATCGCCTGCCTTGGCGAGTTGACCACGGCGGGGACGGTCGAATCGGGACACACCGACCCGGCCGACTGGGCGGGGCTGACCCCTGCCGGGCTCACCGCGCCGCGCGGTGTGCCCGGCATCCAGATCGACGGCTACTTCCCCGACAGCTCGGCGACCAACACCAACCACGGCTGGAAACACGACGCGCAGTTCGTCATCCGCCTGCCCGACCGCTGGAACGGCGGACTCGTCGTCGCGGGCACACCCGGTGTCCGTGAGCAGTACGCCAACGACCGGGCGATCGGCGACTGGGTGCTCTCCCGGGGCTACGCGTTCGCCTCGACCGACAAGGGCAACACCGGCGCCGCCTTCTACCGCGACGGGGCCGAACCGGGTGACGCGATCGCCGAATGGAACGAACGCCTCACTCAACTCACCGGTGCAGCCCGGTCCGTGGTCGCCCAGCGATACCACCGCCCAGCCGCCCGCACCCTCGCCACCGGCATGTCCAACGGCGGCTACCTGGTGCGCTGGCAGCTGGAGAACCACCCCGAGCTGTACGACGGGGGAGTGGACTGGGAAGGCACGCTATGGCGGGCCGACGGGCCGAATCTGCTCGACTTCCTGCCACCCGCGCTGCGTGCCTACCCCCGGTACGCGGCGGGCGGCGAGGGAGCGGACAAGGCGCATCAGGAGATGGTCGACGCGGGCTTCCCGGCCGGCTCGGAGTTCCTGTGGCCCTATCACCACCAGATCTACTGGGACTTGACCCAGCGGATCTACCGCGAGGAGCTCGACCCGGGCTACGACGGCGCGACCGAGGCCGGAACTCCCTTCTGCGCGCCGGGAACACCGGCGTGCGACGCCGACTACGCGTACGCGTCCCGGCCGCGGGAAGTGCGTGACGCCGTGCGCGAGATCGCCTTGACCGGACGCATCGGCAAACCACTGATCACCGTGCACGGCACCCTCGACGTCCAACTGCCCATCAGCAAGGACTCGGACGTCTACGCGAAGATGGTGCGCGGAGCGGGCCGCGGCGGCCTGTTCCGCTACTACCGCGTCGAGGACGGCACGCATGTCGACTCGCTCGTCGACGCCTTCCCCGACAAGCTGCGGCCTCTCGTGCCCTGCCACCGCTCAGCCTTCACCGCCATGGAGGCCTGGCTCGGCCGGGGAAAGCAGCCGCCGCCCAGTCGGACCCTGCCGCGCCCGGAGGCTGCCGACCCGGCGACTCTGCTCACCCGATGCCCCCTTACCGGGCGGTAG
- a CDS encoding M15 family metallopeptidase, translating to MSSIILMNDPRVVGIPVHDCAEALVDLRQLPFVDVDDRLADPAGAYAQLREGVAWRLARAARLLPEGLRLLVTEGYRPLALQIQYFEEYAAELRKANPDWSDAYLHTQTSRSLSPPEVGPHVAGAAVDLTLCTTSGTELDLGTPVNASPEESDGACYMDSALISPEARRNRRTLTAALATAGLVNYPTEWWHWSYGDRYWALATEAPAARYGPATLDG from the coding sequence ATGTCGTCGATCATCCTCATGAACGATCCCAGAGTCGTCGGCATCCCGGTCCACGACTGCGCGGAAGCCCTCGTGGACCTGCGTCAACTGCCCTTCGTGGACGTCGACGACCGCCTCGCCGACCCGGCCGGGGCCTACGCCCAGCTGCGCGAGGGCGTCGCCTGGCGTCTGGCCCGCGCCGCCCGGCTGCTGCCCGAGGGCCTGCGCCTCCTGGTCACCGAGGGGTACCGGCCGCTGGCCCTGCAGATCCAGTACTTCGAGGAGTACGCCGCCGAGCTGAGGAAGGCCAACCCCGACTGGTCGGACGCCTACCTCCACACGCAGACGAGCCGTTCCCTCTCACCGCCCGAAGTCGGCCCGCACGTCGCGGGCGCCGCGGTCGACCTCACTCTGTGCACCACTTCCGGCACCGAACTCGACCTCGGAACCCCGGTGAACGCGAGCCCGGAGGAGAGCGACGGCGCCTGCTACATGGACAGCGCCCTGATCTCCCCGGAAGCCCGCCGCAACCGTCGCACCCTCACCGCCGCTCTCGCCACGGCGGGCCTGGTCAACTACCCCACGGAGTGGTGGCACTGGTCCTACGGCGACCGCTACTGGGCTCTCGCGACCGAGGCGCCCGCCGCGCGGTACGGTCCCGCGACGCTGGACGGCTAG
- a CDS encoding MFS transporter, producing the protein MTSSRTTPSKPAASPERGSGSGIALLVIASCQLMVVLDITIVNIALPHIQTSLGFSTETLSWVINAYTLTFGGLLLLGGRLGDILGRRRVFMFGVLLFVFASLLGGLSQESWQLLAARSLQGVGGAIASPTALSLITTTFREGPERNRAFGVFAAVSAGGSAIGLLAGGLLVEWLDWRWVLFVNIPIGLLIALATPRYIRESERHPGHFDIVGALMSTAGMVLLVYGFIRASEDGWSDSVTISAFVAAVVLLGLFLAVERRSRQPITPLWMFRDRNRAGVYGMMLCLAAAMFGMFFFLTLFVQNILNFSPLRAGLAFLPVSAIIAVGAGLASQLLPKWGPKPFMVVGAVLAAAGLGWLTLTDVDSTYMGSLLGPVLVFGFGMGMQFVSLTLMAVSGVESRNAGAASGILNATQQVGGSLGLSVLVTVFGTASRNEATDQVPRFMAEATRAEQLEFRRTGELPGRWGDEVLASGISSSFIAAAVFAVVAALIALVVIQVRPADLERLQGGGVPLAPAADAPESDAVEAGSSDGPPPRNGPSAPG; encoded by the coding sequence ATGACGAGCTCTCGGACGACACCCTCGAAGCCTGCCGCATCCCCGGAGCGGGGCAGCGGCAGCGGTATCGCACTCCTCGTCATCGCCTCGTGTCAGCTGATGGTGGTCCTCGACATCACCATCGTGAACATCGCTCTGCCGCACATCCAGACCTCGCTCGGCTTCTCCACCGAAACCCTGTCCTGGGTGATCAACGCCTACACGCTGACCTTCGGTGGTCTGCTCCTGCTCGGCGGGCGACTCGGCGACATCCTCGGACGCCGCCGGGTCTTCATGTTCGGCGTCCTGCTCTTCGTCTTCGCCTCGCTGCTCGGCGGACTCTCCCAGGAATCCTGGCAGTTGCTCGCCGCCCGCTCGCTGCAGGGCGTCGGCGGCGCCATCGCGTCGCCCACCGCCCTGTCCCTGATCACGACGACGTTCCGCGAAGGGCCCGAGCGCAACCGGGCGTTCGGCGTGTTCGCGGCCGTGTCGGCGGGCGGCAGCGCCATCGGCCTGCTCGCGGGCGGACTGCTCGTGGAGTGGCTCGACTGGCGCTGGGTCCTGTTCGTGAACATCCCCATCGGCCTGCTCATCGCCCTCGCCACCCCCCGCTACATCCGTGAGTCCGAGCGCCACCCGGGACACTTCGACATCGTCGGCGCGCTCATGTCCACGGCGGGCATGGTGCTGCTCGTCTACGGCTTCATCCGCGCCTCCGAGGACGGCTGGAGCGACAGCGTGACCATCTCGGCCTTCGTGGCGGCCGTCGTGCTCCTGGGCCTCTTCCTCGCTGTCGAGCGGCGGTCCAGGCAGCCCATCACGCCCCTGTGGATGTTCCGCGACCGCAACCGCGCCGGTGTGTACGGGATGATGCTCTGCCTGGCCGCGGCCATGTTCGGGATGTTCTTCTTCCTGACGCTCTTCGTGCAGAACATCCTGAACTTCAGCCCGTTGCGGGCCGGTCTCGCCTTCCTGCCGGTGAGCGCGATCATCGCGGTGGGCGCCGGACTGGCCTCCCAGCTCCTTCCCAAGTGGGGACCCAAGCCGTTCATGGTGGTGGGCGCGGTGCTGGCCGCCGCGGGACTCGGCTGGCTGACGCTGACCGATGTCGACAGCACGTACATGGGAAGCCTGCTCGGGCCCGTCCTCGTCTTCGGCTTCGGCATGGGCATGCAGTTCGTGTCGCTGACCCTGATGGCGGTGTCCGGTGTGGAGTCCCGGAACGCCGGGGCGGCCTCCGGCATCCTCAACGCCACCCAGCAGGTGGGCGGTTCACTGGGCCTGTCCGTCCTGGTCACCGTCTTCGGCACGGCCAGCCGCAACGAAGCCACCGACCAGGTCCCGCGCTTCATGGCCGAGGCGACCCGGGCCGAGCAGCTGGAGTTCCGCAGGACGGGGGAGCTGCCGGGGCGCTGGGGGGACGAGGTCCTTGCCTCGGGCATCTCCAGTTCCTTCATCGCCGCCGCCGTCTTCGCCGTCGTCGCCGCGCTGATCGCCCTGGTGGTCATCCAGGTGCGGCCCGCCGACCTGGAGCGTCTCCAGGGCGGCGGTGTGCCGCTCGCGCCGGCAGCGGACGCGCCGGAGTCCGACGCGGTCGAGGCGGGCTCGTCCGACGGTCCTCCTCCCCGTAACGGCCCTTCTGCGCCCGGCTGA
- a CDS encoding universal stress protein translates to MPTQQTITAGVDGSPGSLVAADWAAGEALRRDLPLRLVHASEPPGERGRFDGSGAAARLETGVLERSVQQLDRWYPELEILDEQVTGSPAGALLAAASSSALVVIGSHGAGRLTNVMVGSAALAVATRASCPVALVRAADTPDGKHQDAADRPVVLGLDLDRRGDELLEYAFDAAASRRAPLHVVHVWTAPMTEESEAVDPMPDKERLMASELSSWRRKFPETHVDQRLVHDAAGHHLVQSTSTACLLVIGRLIPTGPHLGETAHAAIHQARCPVVIVPHN, encoded by the coding sequence ATGCCCACACAGCAGACCATCACCGCCGGCGTCGACGGCTCACCCGGCAGCCTGGTCGCCGCCGACTGGGCTGCGGGCGAGGCCCTGCGTCGTGACCTGCCCCTGCGTCTGGTCCACGCCAGTGAGCCGCCGGGGGAACGCGGCCGGTTCGACGGGAGTGGCGCCGCGGCGCGCCTGGAGACCGGCGTGCTGGAGCGCTCCGTCCAGCAACTCGACCGCTGGTACCCCGAGTTGGAGATCCTCGACGAGCAGGTGACCGGATCACCGGCGGGGGCCTTGTTGGCGGCGGCCTCCTCCTCGGCTCTGGTCGTCATCGGATCGCATGGCGCCGGCAGACTCACCAACGTCATGGTCGGCTCGGCCGCGCTGGCCGTCGCCACGCGTGCGTCGTGCCCCGTCGCTCTGGTACGGGCGGCGGACACCCCCGACGGCAAGCACCAGGATGCGGCGGACCGCCCGGTCGTGCTCGGTCTCGACCTCGACCGTCGCGGTGACGAACTGCTGGAGTACGCCTTCGACGCGGCGGCCTCCCGCCGGGCGCCGCTCCACGTCGTGCACGTCTGGACCGCCCCCATGACCGAGGAATCCGAAGCCGTCGACCCCATGCCGGACAAAGAGCGCCTGATGGCCTCCGAACTCAGCTCATGGCGCCGGAAGTTTCCCGAAACGCACGTGGATCAACGGCTCGTGCACGACGCGGCGGGCCATCACCTGGTCCAGTCGACCTCGACCGCCTGCCTGCTGGTCATCGGCCGCCTCATACCCACCGGGCCGCATCTGGGCGAGACCGCGCACGCGGCGATTCATCAGGCCAGGTGCCCGGTCGTCATCGTCCCGCACAACTGA
- a CDS encoding DUF4287 domain-containing protein, whose amino-acid sequence MTEAATKGPASYFPSIERKYGRPVAEWKDLIRSSPLTKHMELVGWLKAEHGLGHGHANALVAHTLAEARAV is encoded by the coding sequence ATGACCGAAGCAGCCACCAAGGGCCCTGCCAGCTACTTCCCTTCGATCGAGAGGAAGTACGGGCGCCCCGTCGCGGAGTGGAAAGACCTCATCCGTTCCTCGCCGCTGACCAAGCACATGGAGCTCGTCGGCTGGCTCAAGGCCGAGCACGGCCTTGGCCACGGTCACGCGAACGCCCTGGTCGCGCACACCCTGGCCGAGGCCCGCGCCGTGTGA